One part of the Microbacterium aurugineum genome encodes these proteins:
- the dapD gene encoding 2,3,4,5-tetrahydropyridine-2,6-dicarboxylate N-succinyltransferase, producing the protein MSDARTVWGIGLTTIAGDGTVLDAWYPEVRRGELVADEAAVAALEPLVGRDERRDVTVEVVQLQIDLDEAPASTADAYLRLHALSHLVARPNELNLDGIFGHLPNVAWTNAGPVHPDVAARRRPHLQRAGIQVQGLDKFPRLTDYVQPSGVRIADASRVRLGAYLSPGTTVMHEGFVNFNAGTLGASMVEGRISQGVVVGDGSDIGGGSSIMGTLSGGGTHRVSIGARTLLGANAGIGISLGDDCIVEAGLYVTAGTKVVLADGPATPDGGRRTVKGAELSGQDGLLFRRNSLSGAVEAVRRAGVGVTLNEALHA; encoded by the coding sequence ATGAGCGACGCACGCACGGTATGGGGTATCGGACTGACTACGATCGCCGGGGACGGCACGGTTCTCGATGCCTGGTACCCGGAGGTGCGACGCGGTGAGCTCGTCGCGGATGAGGCGGCCGTCGCCGCACTCGAACCCCTCGTCGGACGCGACGAGCGACGAGACGTCACGGTCGAGGTCGTGCAGCTGCAGATCGACCTCGACGAGGCTCCCGCCTCCACCGCCGACGCGTATCTGCGTCTGCATGCGCTCTCGCACCTCGTGGCGCGTCCCAACGAGCTGAACCTCGACGGCATCTTCGGACACCTGCCCAACGTCGCCTGGACGAACGCCGGACCGGTGCACCCCGACGTCGCGGCGCGTCGTCGTCCGCACCTCCAGCGCGCGGGCATCCAGGTGCAGGGGCTGGACAAGTTCCCCCGTCTGACCGACTATGTCCAGCCGTCCGGCGTGCGCATCGCCGACGCGTCCCGCGTGCGCCTCGGCGCCTACCTCTCCCCCGGCACGACGGTGATGCACGAGGGCTTCGTCAACTTCAACGCCGGCACTCTCGGTGCCTCGATGGTTGAGGGGCGCATCTCGCAGGGCGTCGTCGTCGGGGACGGCAGCGACATCGGCGGTGGCTCCTCCATCATGGGCACCCTCTCGGGCGGCGGCACGCACCGGGTGTCGATCGGGGCGCGCACGCTCCTCGGCGCCAACGCCGGCATCGGCATCTCGCTCGGCGATGACTGCATCGTCGAAGCGGGCCTCTACGTGACAGCCGGCACCAAGGTCGTGCTCGCCGACGGTCCCGCGACGCCGGATGGCGGGCGGCGGACGGTGAAGGGTGCGGAACTCTCGGGCCAGGACGGACTGCTGTTCCGCCGCAACTCGCTCAGCGGGGCGGTCGAGGCTGTGCGACGGGCGGGCGTCGGAGTGACGCTGAACGAGGCGCTGCACGCCTGA
- a CDS encoding Sec-independent protein translocase family protein has protein sequence MTFGLTFEKMLLIGLIAVLIIGPERLPRAAESFSRMVRKAGEYLRDTKSRMRQEMGPEIDDVDWRKLDPRQYDPRRIIRDALFEEPQPATPVQAKETIAEPIAPRAAPQEFSATNRPPFDPEAT, from the coding sequence ATGACGTTCGGGCTCACCTTCGAGAAGATGCTGCTGATCGGCCTCATCGCGGTGCTGATCATCGGTCCTGAGCGTCTTCCGCGGGCCGCCGAGAGCTTCTCCCGCATGGTCCGCAAGGCCGGCGAATACCTTCGCGACACCAAGAGTCGGATGCGCCAGGAGATGGGGCCCGAGATCGACGACGTCGACTGGCGAAAGCTCGACCCCCGTCAGTACGACCCGCGTCGGATCATCCGCGACGCCCTGTTCGAGGAGCCGCAGCCGGCGACGCCGGTACAGGCCAAGGAGACGATCGCCGAGCCCATCGCCCCCCGCGCCGCCCCGCAGGAGTTCAGCGCGACGAACCGCCCCCCGTTCGATCCCGAGGCCACCTGA
- a CDS encoding citrate synthase — MSDSTATSGGGHQEEVRVSAAADQTAKLTIGETTAEFPVLRGTAGHDSIDFSTLTRQTGYTGLDYGFVNTASTKSEITFIDGDKGILRYRGYPIEQLAGSTSYLEVAWLLIYGELPSASELAEFDEKIRRHTLLHEDLKRFFSALPHTAHPMSVLSSAVAALSTYYEGQTDPHNPEHVELNMVRMLAKLPVIAAYAHKKSVGQAFLYPDNSLSFVDNFLKLNFGVHSEEYEVNPVMSKALELLLILHEDHEQNASTSTVRLVGSTGANQFASISAGIQALSGPLHGGANEAVLTMLGQIRDSGQSVSRFVERVKNKEEGVKLMGFGHRVYKNYDPRAKLVKDAADEVLSSLGVTDPLLDLAKELEELALADDYFRERRLYPNVDFYTGVIYKAMGFPTRMFTVLFAIGRLPGWLAQWRELQLDPQTKIGRPQQLYTGSSERSFPTR, encoded by the coding sequence ATGTCCGACTCCACCGCGACGAGCGGGGGCGGACACCAGGAGGAGGTCCGCGTGAGTGCAGCGGCAGACCAGACGGCGAAGCTGACGATCGGTGAGACGACCGCCGAATTCCCGGTACTGCGCGGCACGGCGGGGCACGACAGCATCGACTTCTCGACGCTGACCCGTCAGACCGGCTACACCGGCCTCGACTACGGCTTCGTGAACACCGCGTCGACGAAGTCCGAGATCACCTTCATCGACGGCGACAAGGGCATCCTGCGCTATCGCGGATACCCGATCGAACAGCTGGCGGGATCGACCAGCTATCTCGAGGTCGCCTGGCTCCTGATCTACGGCGAACTGCCCTCGGCATCCGAGCTCGCGGAGTTCGACGAGAAGATCCGCCGCCACACGCTGCTGCACGAAGACCTCAAGCGCTTCTTCTCCGCCCTGCCGCACACGGCGCACCCGATGTCGGTGCTGTCGTCGGCGGTCGCGGCGCTCTCGACCTACTACGAAGGTCAGACCGACCCGCACAACCCCGAGCACGTCGAACTCAACATGGTGCGCATGCTCGCCAAGCTTCCGGTGATCGCGGCGTACGCGCACAAGAAGAGCGTCGGCCAGGCCTTCCTCTACCCCGACAACTCGCTGAGCTTCGTGGACAACTTCCTGAAGCTGAACTTCGGTGTGCACAGCGAGGAGTACGAGGTCAACCCGGTGATGTCGAAGGCTCTCGAGCTGCTCCTCATCCTGCACGAAGACCACGAGCAGAACGCCTCGACCTCGACCGTCCGCCTCGTGGGCTCCACCGGTGCGAACCAGTTCGCATCGATCTCCGCCGGCATCCAGGCTCTCTCCGGCCCCCTTCACGGCGGTGCGAACGAGGCTGTGCTGACCATGCTCGGGCAGATCCGTGACTCCGGTCAGAGCGTTTCGCGCTTCGTCGAGCGGGTGAAGAACAAGGAAGAGGGCGTGAAGCTGATGGGCTTCGGGCACCGGGTCTACAAGAACTACGATCCGCGCGCCAAGCTCGTCAAGGACGCGGCCGACGAGGTGCTCTCCTCGCTGGGCGTCACTGACCCCCTCCTCGACCTGGCCAAGGAGCTCGAGGAGCTCGCGCTCGCCGACGACTACTTCCGCGAGCGTCGCCTGTACCCGAACGTCGACTTCTACACGGGTGTGATCTACAAGGCGATGGGCTTCCCCACGCGGATGTTCACCGTGCTCTTCGCGATCGGACGTCTGCCCGGCTGGCTCGCGCAGTGGCGTGAGCTGCAGCTCGACCCGCAGACCAAGATCGGCCGCCCGCAGCAGCTGTACACCGGATCCTCGGAGCGCTCTTTCCCGACCCGCTGA
- the dapE gene encoding succinyl-diaminopimelate desuccinylase, with protein MVLDLTASSVELTRAICDIPSVSGDEKTLADAIEAAISPLAHLEVFRHGNTIVARTDLGRAQRVAIAGHIDTVPINANLPTRDIEIDGVPYLWGRGTVDMKAGTAVQLKLAAELTAPAVDITWMWYDNEEIEASKNGLGLLAAVRPDLFQADFAILGEPSNGEVEGGCNGTLRALVRTTGVRAHSARAWIGENAIHSAAPILTRLAEYRAKEVLVEGLLYRESLSAVRIAGGVAGNVIPDACEVEVNYRFAPNKSAADAESHLRGVLAGFDIEITDAAEGARPGLDAEIAKQFVAAVGAEPRPKYGWTDVARFSALGIPAVNYGPGDPHLAHHDEERVPLAQIDAVERGLRVWLASH; from the coding sequence ATGGTGCTCGATCTGACCGCGTCCTCCGTCGAACTCACTCGTGCGATCTGCGACATCCCGAGCGTCTCCGGCGACGAGAAGACCCTGGCCGATGCGATCGAGGCCGCGATCTCGCCGTTGGCCCATCTCGAGGTCTTCCGGCACGGGAACACGATCGTCGCCCGCACCGACCTCGGCCGTGCGCAGCGCGTCGCGATCGCCGGTCACATCGACACCGTGCCGATCAATGCGAACCTCCCGACGCGGGACATCGAGATCGACGGAGTGCCCTACCTGTGGGGACGCGGCACCGTCGACATGAAGGCCGGCACCGCCGTGCAGCTGAAACTCGCGGCCGAGCTCACCGCTCCCGCCGTCGACATCACCTGGATGTGGTACGACAACGAGGAGATCGAAGCCTCCAAGAACGGTCTCGGGCTGCTCGCGGCCGTTCGTCCCGATCTGTTCCAGGCGGACTTCGCGATCCTCGGCGAGCCGTCCAACGGTGAGGTGGAGGGGGGCTGCAACGGCACCCTCCGAGCGCTCGTCCGGACGACCGGCGTGCGAGCACACAGTGCCCGCGCCTGGATCGGCGAGAACGCGATCCACAGTGCCGCGCCCATCCTCACCCGGCTGGCGGAGTATCGCGCCAAGGAGGTGCTGGTCGAAGGGTTGCTCTACCGTGAGAGCCTGAGCGCCGTGCGCATCGCGGGTGGCGTCGCGGGGAACGTCATCCCCGATGCCTGCGAGGTCGAGGTCAACTACCGTTTCGCTCCCAACAAGTCGGCTGCGGACGCCGAGTCCCATCTCCGCGGGGTTCTCGCGGGCTTCGACATCGAGATCACGGACGCCGCCGAGGGTGCGCGCCCCGGGCTCGACGCCGAGATCGCGAAGCAGTTCGTGGCTGCTGTCGGCGCGGAGCCGCGACCGAAGTACGGATGGACGGATGTCGCCCGGTTCTCGGCCCTCGGCATCCCCGCGGTGAACTACGGCCCGGGCGACCCGCACCTCGCGCACCACGACGAGGAGCGCGTGCCGCTCGCGCAGATCGACGCCGTGGAGCGGGGCCTGCGCGTATGGCTCGCTTCGCACTGA
- a CDS encoding magnesium transporter MgtE N-terminal domain-containing protein, whose product MSTQRVFAARLAGCAVFDPVGDRLGKVRDVVVVYRSTAAPRVIGLVVEIPGRRHVFLSIGRVTSIRSGQVITTGLINVRRFSPRAGEVRVLAELLGRRVSFSDGSGTAVIEDVAIEPNRLGEWAISQLFLRRPKTSASPFAKGPTTFAAWNEVAEERAPGESQSAEQLVASYSELHAADLANTLLDLPQQRMIEVAEELSDDRLADALEEMPEDEQVHILDRLGDERAADILDQMEPDDAADLLAQLTPDRLEQLLELMEPEEAEDVRMLLRYGPDTAGGLMTPEPIILSADATVAEALALIRRHELHPALAAAVFVTLPPFETPTGRLLGLVHFQRMLRYPPHERLGAILDDSLEPVPVTASAAEVARLLASYDLVSLPVIDAAHRLVGAISIDDVLDYLLPDDWRSQDSDDIAAAAKETS is encoded by the coding sequence GTGAGCACACAACGGGTTTTCGCCGCGCGCCTGGCCGGGTGCGCCGTCTTCGATCCCGTCGGCGACCGGCTCGGCAAGGTCCGGGACGTCGTCGTGGTGTACCGAAGTACCGCGGCACCCCGCGTGATCGGTCTCGTGGTCGAGATCCCCGGACGACGACACGTGTTCCTCTCGATCGGCCGCGTCACATCGATCCGCTCCGGTCAGGTCATCACCACCGGACTCATCAACGTGCGACGCTTCTCTCCGCGGGCCGGCGAGGTGCGGGTGCTCGCGGAGCTGCTCGGAAGACGCGTCAGCTTCTCCGACGGCAGCGGTACCGCCGTGATCGAGGATGTGGCGATCGAGCCCAATCGCCTCGGGGAATGGGCCATCAGTCAGCTCTTCCTGCGTCGGCCGAAGACCAGCGCCTCTCCCTTCGCGAAGGGGCCCACGACGTTCGCCGCGTGGAACGAGGTCGCCGAGGAACGCGCGCCGGGCGAATCCCAGTCCGCCGAACAGCTCGTCGCTTCGTACTCCGAGCTGCATGCCGCCGACCTCGCGAACACTCTTCTCGATCTGCCGCAGCAGCGGATGATCGAGGTCGCCGAGGAGCTCTCGGACGACCGCCTCGCCGATGCCCTCGAGGAGATGCCCGAGGACGAGCAGGTGCACATCCTCGACCGGCTCGGCGACGAGCGCGCGGCCGACATCCTCGACCAGATGGAGCCGGATGATGCCGCCGACCTGCTCGCCCAGCTCACCCCGGACCGCCTGGAGCAGCTCCTCGAACTGATGGAGCCCGAGGAGGCCGAGGACGTCAGGATGCTGCTGCGCTACGGCCCGGACACCGCCGGCGGTCTGATGACCCCGGAACCCATCATCCTGTCGGCCGATGCGACCGTCGCCGAGGCCCTGGCTCTGATCCGGCGCCACGAGCTGCACCCGGCGCTGGCCGCAGCCGTGTTCGTGACACTCCCCCCGTTCGAGACGCCCACCGGTCGCCTGCTCGGGCTCGTGCACTTCCAGCGGATGCTGCGCTATCCCCCGCATGAACGACTCGGAGCGATCCTCGATGACAGCCTCGAGCCCGTTCCCGTCACCGCGTCGGCGGCCGAGGTGGCGCGTCTGCTGGCGAGCTACGACCTCGTCTCGTTGCCGGTGATCGACGCAGCCCATCGGCTCGTCGGCGCCATCAGCATCGACGACGTGCTCGACTATCTCCTCCCCGATGACTGGCGTTCACAGGACAGCGACGACATCGCCGCCGCTGCGAAGGAGACGAGCTGA
- a CDS encoding DUF1003 domain-containing protein, whose product MARESRLDAPGRSTARPRTTSRDRFGRFTEWVARAMGTPAFLVILSLFCVVWIVWNTLMPEHLRFDDAALGFTALTLMLSLQASYAAPLILLAQNRQDDRDRVQIEQDRQRAERNLADTEYLAREIVALRMALEERNSQTVTRDVLRQELKTLLAELEDTDDRASGGAAS is encoded by the coding sequence ATGGCCCGCGAGTCGCGTCTGGACGCGCCGGGACGCAGCACGGCCCGCCCGCGCACCACCTCTCGCGACCGCTTCGGACGGTTCACCGAGTGGGTCGCGCGGGCGATGGGGACGCCGGCGTTCCTCGTGATCCTCAGCCTGTTCTGCGTCGTCTGGATCGTCTGGAACACCCTGATGCCCGAGCATCTGCGTTTCGATGATGCGGCGCTCGGGTTCACGGCCCTGACACTCATGCTCTCGTTGCAGGCCTCCTATGCCGCACCGTTGATCCTGCTCGCGCAGAACCGCCAGGACGACCGCGACCGGGTGCAGATCGAGCAGGACCGCCAGCGCGCCGAGCGCAACCTCGCCGACACCGAATACCTGGCCCGCGAGATCGTGGCACTGCGCATGGCGCTCGAGGAGCGCAACTCGCAGACCGTGACCCGAGACGTGCTGCGCCAGGAGTTGAAGACCCTGCTCGCCGAACTCGAGGACACCGACGACAGGGCATCGGGGGGCGCCGCATCGTGA
- a CDS encoding DEAD/DEAH box helicase → MSTFLELGVPAELAAVLADSGKTEAFAIQRDTLPDSLAGRDLLGRGRTGSGKTIAFALPLVARLAASGGQRRAGLPRGLVLAPTRELATQIAATIAPLAEAAGLRVTTVFGGVSQRPQEQALRGGVDIVVACPGRLEDLMKQQVVRLSAIEVTVLDEADHMADLGFLPGVTRILTATPAGGQRLLFSATLDRGIDTLARRFLSNAVSHEVDEESVPVGEMTHRVLVVDSTDNKTALVRDLASGTGRRILFTRTKHQAKKLAKQLTAAGIPAVDLHGNLSQNARERNLGAFSAAPEDGGVRVLVATDVAARGVHVDNVDLVVHVDPPVEHKAYLHRSGRTARAGAAGTVVTVVLPEQRRDVKDLLRKAAISAPLEDVTTAAVTALVPERAPHVRPAPVQAPQQQRQSSKQRPAGGERNGAANPPSRRRRRPRSGASGAGQGGGYSTQSGQSRQGGGRGR, encoded by the coding sequence ATGTCTACTTTCCTTGAACTCGGCGTTCCCGCCGAGCTCGCCGCCGTTCTCGCCGACTCCGGCAAGACCGAAGCGTTCGCCATCCAGCGCGACACGCTCCCCGACTCCCTTGCCGGACGCGACCTCCTGGGCCGCGGACGCACGGGCAGCGGCAAGACCATCGCCTTCGCGCTCCCGCTCGTCGCTCGACTCGCCGCGTCCGGGGGGCAGCGCCGCGCAGGCCTGCCGCGCGGACTCGTCCTCGCTCCGACCCGAGAGCTCGCAACCCAGATCGCTGCGACGATCGCTCCTCTCGCCGAGGCCGCGGGCCTGCGCGTCACGACCGTCTTCGGCGGCGTCAGCCAGCGTCCGCAGGAGCAGGCGCTGCGCGGCGGCGTCGACATCGTGGTCGCCTGCCCCGGTCGACTCGAAGACCTCATGAAGCAGCAGGTCGTACGCCTGAGCGCGATCGAGGTCACCGTGCTGGACGAGGCCGACCACATGGCCGACCTCGGCTTCCTCCCCGGTGTCACCCGTATCCTCACGGCGACCCCGGCCGGCGGTCAGCGCCTGCTGTTCAGCGCGACGCTCGACCGCGGCATCGACACCCTGGCCCGCCGCTTCCTCTCGAACGCGGTCAGCCACGAGGTCGATGAGGAGAGCGTGCCCGTCGGCGAGATGACCCACCGTGTGCTCGTGGTCGACTCGACCGACAACAAGACCGCGCTCGTGCGCGACCTCGCATCGGGCACCGGGCGCCGCATCCTCTTCACCCGCACCAAGCACCAGGCGAAGAAGCTCGCGAAGCAGCTCACCGCTGCAGGCATCCCCGCGGTCGATCTGCACGGAAACCTCTCGCAGAACGCTCGCGAGCGCAACCTCGGCGCATTCTCCGCGGCGCCGGAGGACGGCGGCGTGCGCGTGCTCGTCGCGACCGACGTCGCTGCGCGCGGGGTGCACGTGGACAACGTGGACCTCGTGGTGCACGTCGACCCGCCCGTGGAGCACAAGGCGTACCTGCACCGTTCCGGTCGCACGGCGCGCGCCGGAGCCGCCGGTACGGTCGTGACCGTCGTGCTGCCCGAGCAGCGTCGTGACGTCAAGGATCTACTGCGCAAGGCCGCCATCAGCGCTCCGCTGGAGGACGTGACCACGGCGGCCGTCACCGCTCTCGTCCCCGAGCGCGCACCGCACGTGCGCCCGGCCCCGGTGCAGGCGCCGCAGCAGCAGCGTCAGTCTTCGAAGCAGCGTCCCGCGGGCGGCGAGCGGAACGGGGCGGCGAACCCGCCTTCCCGTCGTCGTCGCCGTCCCCGCTCCGGCGCATCCGGTGCCGGCCAGGGCGGAGGCTACTCCACGCAGAGCGGCCAGTCCCGTCAGGGCGGCGGCCGGGGGCGCTGA
- the dapC gene encoding succinyldiaminopimelate transaminase, which yields MSVRDLDDYPWDAVVPFRERAARHPEGIVDLSIGSPVDPTPDIIRRALAEATDAHAYPQTVGTPTLREAIVDWYARRRGVPDLRVDNVLPTIGSKEFVALLPTLLGLGEGDIVVHPRVAYPTYEVGARVVGATPLPADDPADWPEGTKLIWINTPGNPDGRTWTVDELAAAVRRARELGAVLASDECYAELGWDGEWAASPIPSILDPRVTGGSRANLLSVYSLSKQSNLAGYRAAFVAGCARVVGDLLTARKHLGLMPPAPVQHAMAVALGDDAHVAAQKELYRARRDALRPALAAAGFRIDGSEAGLYLWATEGRDAWDSMARLAELGILAGPGPFYGADAAQHVRLALTAPTERILEAARRLTVEAL from the coding sequence GTGAGCGTCCGAGACCTCGACGACTACCCCTGGGATGCCGTCGTCCCGTTCCGCGAGCGTGCGGCCCGCCACCCGGAAGGGATCGTGGATCTCTCCATCGGCTCGCCGGTGGATCCGACTCCCGACATCATCCGGCGCGCTCTCGCCGAGGCGACCGACGCCCACGCCTATCCGCAGACGGTCGGCACGCCGACCCTGCGCGAGGCGATCGTCGACTGGTACGCGCGCCGCCGCGGTGTGCCCGACCTCCGCGTCGACAACGTCCTGCCCACGATCGGCTCCAAGGAATTCGTCGCGCTGCTGCCCACGCTGCTCGGTCTGGGGGAGGGCGACATCGTCGTGCACCCCCGAGTGGCGTACCCGACCTACGAGGTCGGCGCCCGCGTCGTCGGCGCGACACCGCTCCCCGCCGACGACCCCGCGGACTGGCCGGAGGGCACGAAGCTCATCTGGATCAACACCCCGGGCAACCCGGACGGCCGCACCTGGACGGTGGACGAGCTCGCCGCGGCCGTGCGTCGCGCCCGTGAACTCGGCGCCGTGCTCGCGAGCGACGAGTGCTATGCCGAACTCGGGTGGGATGGCGAATGGGCCGCCTCGCCGATTCCGTCGATCCTCGACCCGCGGGTGACCGGTGGCAGCCGCGCGAATCTGCTCAGCGTGTATTCCTTGAGCAAGCAGTCGAACCTCGCCGGCTACCGCGCCGCGTTCGTCGCCGGCTGTGCGCGCGTGGTCGGCGACCTCCTCACGGCGCGCAAGCATCTCGGCCTGATGCCGCCCGCTCCGGTGCAGCACGCCATGGCGGTGGCCCTCGGCGACGACGCGCACGTCGCGGCGCAGAAGGAGCTCTATCGCGCTCGGCGGGATGCGCTGCGTCCTGCGCTCGCAGCGGCCGGCTTCCGTATCGATGGTTCAGAAGCGGGGCTGTACCTGTGGGCGACGGAGGGACGGGATGCCTGGGATTCGATGGCGAGGCTCGCTGAGCTCGGCATCCTCGCGGGCCCGGGGCCGTTCTACGGTGCTGACGCCGCGCAGCATGTCCGGCTCGCCCTCACCGCCCCGACCGAGCGCATCCTCGAGGCGGCGCGACGCCTCACTGTCGAAGCTCTGTAG
- a CDS encoding O-methyltransferase, translating to MSEHDANARFLRESIVEPDSIARARAHAVELGAMPVSTVVGSQIAVLAAATGARSIVEIGTGAGVSGLWLLRGAPHAVLTTIDNEPEHLAAARQAFADARVPSTRVRFITGRAIDVLPRMNEASYDIVLVDADPEHIIEYVEHGLRLARTGGLVLVPRVLAGGRVADPVQRDEITSAYRSLVQETQESSAVLATVSPAAEGLLQLISLPERD from the coding sequence ATGAGCGAGCACGACGCGAACGCGCGTTTCCTTCGCGAGTCCATCGTGGAGCCAGACTCCATCGCCCGCGCTCGGGCACATGCGGTCGAGCTGGGCGCGATGCCGGTCAGCACGGTCGTCGGCTCCCAGATCGCCGTGCTCGCCGCCGCGACGGGTGCGCGGTCGATCGTCGAGATCGGCACCGGTGCCGGTGTCTCCGGCCTCTGGCTCCTGCGCGGTGCCCCCCACGCCGTGCTCACCACGATCGACAACGAGCCCGAGCACCTCGCAGCCGCACGTCAGGCGTTCGCCGATGCGAGGGTCCCCTCCACGAGGGTCCGTTTCATCACGGGACGCGCCATCGACGTGCTGCCTCGGATGAACGAGGCGTCCTACGACATCGTGCTGGTCGACGCCGACCCCGAGCACATCATCGAGTACGTCGAACACGGGCTTCGTCTCGCCCGCACCGGCGGCCTGGTACTGGTCCCTCGCGTCCTCGCCGGCGGCCGCGTCGCCGATCCCGTCCAGCGCGACGAGATCACGTCCGCCTACCGTTCCCTGGTGCAGGAGACGCAGGAATCGTCGGCAGTGCTCGCGACCGTATCCCCTGCCGCCGAAGGCCTGCTGCAGCTCATCAGCCTCCCCGAGCGCGACTGA
- a CDS encoding YcxB family protein, with the protein MPPRSLMIDEGLLQRMARDAAIYSLTRPAAIVMWVALAGALTLSILNLSTPLPAGAEPPFGAGWMPLLIIGLAVFAVVMSVSSARQAVRTAMPVETVVWAQLEDDVLRLGSGRRQSEIAYGTFQSMRVGRDAVLLKVRGTSAATAIPRALLSDADIATLRSRIS; encoded by the coding sequence ATGCCTCCCCGCTCCCTGATGATCGACGAGGGGCTGCTGCAGCGGATGGCTCGCGATGCGGCGATCTACTCGCTGACCCGGCCGGCCGCCATCGTCATGTGGGTCGCACTCGCCGGCGCGCTGACGCTCAGCATCCTGAATCTGAGCACCCCCCTGCCCGCGGGCGCAGAACCGCCGTTCGGCGCGGGCTGGATGCCGCTGCTGATCATCGGTCTCGCGGTGTTCGCCGTCGTGATGTCGGTGTCGTCGGCCCGCCAGGCTGTGCGGACGGCGATGCCCGTCGAGACCGTGGTGTGGGCACAGCTCGAAGACGACGTGCTGAGGCTGGGCAGCGGCAGGAGACAGTCGGAGATCGCCTACGGGACGTTCCAGAGCATGCGCGTGGGCAGGGATGCGGTGCTGCTCAAGGTGCGTGGGACGAGCGCGGCGACCGCCATCCCCCGTGCCCTGCTCAGCGACGCGGACATCGCGACCCTGCGCTCACGGATCTCCTGA
- a CDS encoding Mrp/NBP35 family ATP-binding protein: MTEADLVRTAVSAVTDPELRRPIGELDMVRDISVDGAHAQVGIVLTIVGCPAAARIEADVRQAAASVPGIADVDVEVGVMTPAERKALTEKLRDGRPARHMPFGPDSLTRVILVSSGKGGVGKSTVTANLAVALADQGLSVGLVDADVHGFSIPGLLGIPAGTQPTRIDDLMLPPVAHGVKTISIGMFLRDGESVVAWRGPMLHRTVSQFLTDVFFGDLDVLLIDMPPGTGDIAISIGQLLPHAEVLVVTTPQTAASDVAIRSGLVARQTGQQVIGVVENMAAYTLPDGTVLDLFGSGGGAAVADALSEPDEVVPLLASIPLSPALRQSGDAGAPLVSGAATDAAATAIHDLARALTRRGRGLSGRSLPMTVGGPRKEE, translated from the coding sequence GTGACCGAGGCCGACCTCGTCCGCACCGCGGTCTCCGCCGTGACGGACCCGGAGTTGCGTCGACCGATCGGCGAGCTCGACATGGTGCGCGACATCTCCGTCGACGGTGCCCACGCCCAGGTCGGCATCGTGCTGACGATCGTGGGCTGCCCCGCCGCGGCCCGAATCGAAGCCGACGTGCGACAGGCCGCGGCGTCCGTCCCCGGCATCGCTGACGTCGACGTCGAGGTGGGCGTGATGACCCCCGCCGAACGCAAGGCGCTGACCGAGAAGCTGCGCGACGGTCGCCCGGCACGGCACATGCCGTTCGGCCCCGACTCCCTCACCCGCGTGATCCTCGTCTCGAGCGGCAAGGGCGGAGTGGGCAAGTCGACGGTCACCGCCAACCTCGCGGTCGCCCTCGCCGACCAGGGGCTCTCGGTCGGACTCGTCGATGCCGACGTGCACGGCTTCTCCATCCCCGGTCTCCTCGGGATCCCGGCCGGGACGCAGCCGACCCGCATCGACGACCTGATGCTGCCACCGGTGGCCCACGGCGTGAAGACGATCTCGATCGGGATGTTCCTGCGCGACGGCGAGTCTGTCGTGGCCTGGCGGGGGCCGATGCTGCATCGCACCGTGTCCCAGTTCCTCACCGACGTCTTCTTCGGCGACCTCGATGTGCTCCTCATCGACATGCCGCCCGGCACGGGCGACATCGCCATCTCGATCGGACAGCTGCTCCCGCACGCCGAAGTCCTGGTCGTGACGACTCCGCAGACCGCTGCCTCCGACGTGGCGATCCGCAGCGGTCTGGTGGCACGGCAGACCGGTCAACAGGTGATCGGCGTGGTCGAGAACATGGCCGCGTACACGCTCCCCGACGGAACCGTGCTGGACCTGTTCGGGTCGGGCGGAGGAGCGGCCGTCGCCGATGCGCTCTCCGAACCGGACGAGGTCGTCCCGCTGCTGGCCTCGATCCCCCTGAGCCCTGCGCTGCGCCAGAGCGGAGACGCCGGCGCGCCCCTCGTCTCGGGGGCAGCCACGGATGCCGCCGCCACCGCGATCCACGACCTCGCTCGCGCGCTCACCCGGCGAGGACGCGGCCTCTCCGGCCGTTCGCTGCCGATGACCGTCGGCGGACCACGCAAGGAAGAGTGA
- a CDS encoding DUF3117 domain-containing protein: MAAMKPRTGDGPMEAVKEGRLIIVRVPLEGGGRLVVSVNDAEAKELHDVLAAVVAPA, encoded by the coding sequence ATGGCAGCGATGAAGCCGAGGACCGGAGACGGACCCATGGAGGCCGTGAAAGAAGGACGACTCATCATCGTGCGTGTTCCACTCGAAGGCGGCGGCCGACTGGTCGTCTCCGTGAACGACGCAGAGGCCAAGGAGCTTCACGACGTGCTGGCCGCCGTCGTGGCACCGGCCTGA